The DNA segment ATCCGAATTTCGACCACGCCTTGCTAGGATCAAAGTTTCATACATACCTTCTTCTCGTGGAAAGTAAACAAGATATCGTAAACTCAAATCATCTGCTTCTTTCCATTTTCTATTTTTGATGTTTTTAAGAAGGCTAGTTTGTAAGGCTTCTTTTTCGGAAACAAAAGTTTTGTCATTTTCCAAATTTTGGATGTACATTTCGTAATCGGATTCCAATCCCAATTGGCGAGAAAGGATAGCGGCCAAATACAATCTGTACTTTGCATTTGGTTTTTGTTCTAAATACAGTTTGGTATAAAAAAGTGCTTCTCTCGGTTTTTTCTCTTTTTCATAAAAATCGGCAATGTACAAAACCAAATCCAATTGGTCTTTTTTCCGTTTGATGGATTCTTCATAAGCATGGATCCCATCAAAAATCTGGCCTAATTTCATGTGGGCCTGGGCAGATAGATTGTAATACCTGTAATCGGGGTCAGGGTTTAATTCTTTTGCTTTGATGAGAAAATCAAAAGCTTTGGCAGGAGTTTCTTGGACAATTTTGTCCTCAGCCATCCGCAGTAGGTCTTCGTAACCATAAAACGCTTTAACGGGATTTAAGGGCTCTGGTTCAGCTAAA comes from the Leptospira ellinghausenii genome and includes:
- a CDS encoding tetratricopeptide repeat protein, yielding MILRSRRIWQFSVLVTSLFLVVPSILAEPEPLNPVKAFYGYEDLLRMAEDKIVQETPAKAFDFLIKAKELNPDPDYRYYNLSAQAHMKLGQIFDGIHAYEESIKRKKDQLDLVLYIADFYEKEKKPREALFYTKLYLEQKPNAKYRLYLAAILSRQLGLESDYEMYIQNLENDKTFVSEKEALQTSLLKNIKNRKWKEADDLSLRYLVYFPREEGMYETLILARRGRNSDSLEQAYIWTSTIFLKETRYFTRYGVYLQEKQRYLESLTLFRRGFYNLLKNDPNSDAKEILFLIRQSYANLGKDRDTLAIDSLVKDFQNQKQLTGSDLENHVSTYRKNREYLLFAIHWFSSRNETKANEYRRKLKERDLEFEESEFLRVMGPFAALPQDL